The following proteins are encoded in a genomic region of Bosea beijingensis:
- a CDS encoding RsmB/NOP family class I SAM-dependent RNA methyltransferase encodes MASQSSSHRPPQPETPVKLDDAPGLPARRLAAAVIDEVLRARVALDETLERMLPESGLDAADASLARAIVVTAFRRLGTVQQAINARLDRGSPRKSGPFEPIVTAAAAQILFLDVPDHAAVDIAIRQLHEDPRSARYAALGNAVLRRLARERDAVLAEAQAEVFGDTPDWLIESWCAAYGEDTAAAIAQSHREEPPLDLSVKAGAAGWAEKLDGIALPIGSVRLRERQAIAGLPGFDEGDWWVQDAAAALPVKLLAPKPGERIADLCAAPGGKTAQIAAAGANVTALDRSGPRLRRLKANLARLGLTAEVVTADAVTWKAEPFDAVLLDAPCSATGTIRRHPDVAWTKLPEDRDRLAALQARLFDAAAALTKPGGRLVYCTCSLEPQEGEEQTTAFLARNPQFRREAVRPEEIGGLTEAIDANGDIRTLPHQLQGETPRLSGWAGFYATRLIRL; translated from the coding sequence ATGGCCAGCCAATCCTCCTCGCACCGCCCGCCCCAGCCGGAGACGCCGGTCAAGCTCGACGATGCGCCGGGCCTGCCCGCTCGCCGTCTCGCAGCCGCGGTCATCGACGAAGTCCTGCGCGCCCGCGTTGCGCTCGACGAGACACTGGAACGGATGCTGCCGGAATCCGGGCTCGACGCGGCCGATGCGAGCCTCGCCCGCGCCATCGTGGTGACGGCCTTCCGCCGCCTCGGCACGGTCCAGCAGGCGATCAATGCGCGGCTCGACCGCGGCAGCCCGCGCAAATCCGGGCCGTTCGAGCCGATCGTGACGGCCGCAGCCGCCCAGATCCTCTTCCTCGACGTGCCGGACCATGCCGCCGTCGATATCGCCATCCGGCAATTGCACGAGGACCCGCGCTCGGCCCGCTACGCCGCGCTCGGCAATGCCGTGCTGCGCCGCCTCGCCCGCGAGCGCGACGCCGTTCTGGCCGAAGCTCAGGCGGAAGTCTTCGGCGATACGCCCGACTGGCTGATCGAGAGCTGGTGCGCGGCCTATGGCGAGGACACCGCTGCCGCGATAGCGCAGAGCCACCGCGAGGAGCCGCCGCTCGACCTCTCCGTCAAGGCCGGCGCTGCCGGCTGGGCCGAGAAGCTCGACGGCATCGCCTTGCCGATCGGCTCGGTGCGCCTGCGCGAGCGCCAGGCCATCGCCGGCCTGCCCGGCTTCGACGAAGGCGACTGGTGGGTGCAGGATGCCGCCGCCGCCCTGCCGGTGAAGCTCCTCGCTCCAAAACCGGGCGAACGCATCGCCGATCTCTGCGCAGCGCCGGGCGGCAAAACCGCCCAGATCGCAGCGGCCGGCGCCAATGTCACCGCGCTCGATCGCTCCGGCCCGCGCCTGCGCCGCCTCAAGGCCAATTTGGCCCGGCTCGGCCTCACCGCCGAGGTGGTGACCGCCGATGCCGTGACCTGGAAGGCCGAGCCCTTCGACGCCGTGCTGCTCGATGCGCCCTGCAGCGCGACCGGCACGATCCGCCGTCACCCCGACGTCGCCTGGACCAAGCTGCCCGAAGATCGCGACCGGCTCGCCGCCCTGCAGGCACGCTTGTTCGACGCCGCCGCCGCGCTGACGAAGCCCGGCGGACGCCTCGTCTATTGCACCTGTTCGCTCGAACCGCAGGAAGGCGAGGAGCAGACCACAGCCTTTCTCGCCCGCAATCCCCAGTTTCGTCGCGAAGCGGTTCGCCCGGAGGAAATCGGCGGTTTGACGGAAGCAATCGACGCCAACGGCGATATCCGGACCCTGCCGCATCAATTGCAGGGCGAAACGCCACGCCTTTCCGGATGGGCGGGATTTTACGCAACCCGCCTGATCAGGCTATGA
- a CDS encoding YbaK/EbsC family protein, which translates to MSLESVRAFFAEHAPDIAVIVTPESSATVPLAAAAHGVEPGQIAKTLSLRIGEEVVLVVTRGDARLDNRKAKAALGGKPRMLGQEEVEALTGHPVGGVCPFGLATPLKVYCDVSLRAFDIVVPAAGSTHSALRIAPDRMAELTRAEWVDTCQEAAQEAAAAE; encoded by the coding sequence ATGAGCCTCGAATCCGTCCGCGCCTTCTTCGCCGAACACGCTCCCGACATCGCCGTCATCGTGACGCCTGAGAGCAGCGCCACGGTTCCGCTCGCCGCAGCGGCCCATGGCGTCGAGCCCGGCCAGATCGCCAAGACGCTCTCCTTGCGCATCGGCGAGGAGGTCGTTCTGGTCGTCACCCGCGGCGATGCCCGTCTCGACAACCGGAAGGCCAAGGCGGCGCTCGGCGGCAAGCCTCGCATGCTCGGCCAGGAAGAGGTCGAGGCCCTCACCGGCCATCCCGTCGGCGGCGTCTGCCCCTTCGGACTCGCAACGCCGCTCAAGGTCTATTGCGACGTCTCGCTCAGGGCCTTCGACATCGTCGTGCCGGCCGCCGGATCGACCCATAGCGCGCTGCGGATCGCACCTGACCGCATGGCCGAGCTGACCAGAGCCGAGTGGGTCGATACCTGCCAGGAAGCGGCTCAAGAGGCAGCAGCGGCGGAGTAA
- a CDS encoding SDR family NAD(P)-dependent oxidoreductase, whose translation MTEPLSGRVALVTGAARGIGLAVAARLAEAGAHAIIHDRDASAAGAAVADLRGRSLSATPLIADLVEARAPTAMAAELKASGTEPDILVLCASVETLETWDAISEAAMAAQTAINLHATVRLLQAFLPGMLARGFGRVIAIGSVQEARPNATHFYYAATKAAQTNMILNLARTTQAPGVTFNVIMPGAILTDRNRAVLAQPGRERQVLARIPLGRIGSPEDCAGIALLLCSPEGSYINGAEIAVDGGLRL comes from the coding sequence ATGACGGAACCACTTTCGGGCCGCGTCGCCCTCGTCACCGGTGCGGCGCGCGGCATCGGCCTTGCCGTCGCGGCGCGCCTAGCGGAAGCTGGCGCGCATGCGATCATCCACGACCGGGACGCGTCTGCCGCCGGCGCTGCGGTGGCCGATTTGCGCGGGAGAAGCCTCTCGGCCACGCCCCTGATCGCTGACCTCGTCGAGGCGAGAGCCCCTACCGCGATGGCAGCCGAGTTGAAAGCGAGCGGAACCGAGCCCGATATCCTCGTGCTCTGCGCTTCGGTCGAGACACTGGAAACCTGGGATGCGATCTCGGAAGCCGCCATGGCCGCGCAGACCGCGATCAATCTCCATGCGACCGTGCGGCTGCTGCAGGCTTTCCTGCCGGGCATGCTGGCGCGCGGCTTCGGCCGGGTGATCGCGATCGGCAGCGTGCAGGAAGCGCGTCCCAATGCCACCCATTTCTACTACGCGGCCACCAAGGCGGCGCAGACCAACATGATCCTGAACCTCGCCCGCACAACGCAGGCACCGGGGGTCACCTTCAACGTCATCATGCCGGGCGCGATCCTGACCGACCGCAACCGCGCGGTCCTCGCGCAGCCCGGTCGGGAGAGGCAGGTGCTTGCCCGCATTCCCCTGGGCCGGATCGGCAGTCCCGAGGACTGCGCCGGCATCGCCCTGCTGCTCTGCTCACCCGAGGGCAGCTATATCAACGGCGCCGAGATCGCGGTGGATGGTGGCTTGCGTCTGTGA
- a CDS encoding DUF1674 domain-containing protein — protein sequence MPEKTDQDRPADAAETKALSPAAQRALAEAVARRAAIDAHAAEVAKQREVNGRGGLEPVRYDDWEVKGIASDF from the coding sequence ATGCCCGAGAAGACCGATCAGGACAGGCCGGCGGATGCCGCTGAGACCAAGGCTCTGTCCCCCGCCGCGCAGCGCGCCCTGGCGGAGGCGGTCGCGCGCCGCGCCGCGATCGACGCCCATGCAGCCGAGGTCGCCAAACAGCGTGAGGTCAACGGCCGCGGCGGGTTGGAGCCGGTGCGCTATGACGACTGGGAAGTGAAGGGCATCGCCAGCGACTTCTGA
- a CDS encoding lipocalin family protein produces the protein MTQAQKAPEPRKGIDVQRFYTGTWREIARRPMTITDGCVAGATEYGPDRAGGIQVLDSCRIGSPRGELKTIGGPGTILDPGTNAKLRVDYKLYGFVPVQRDYWVLDRADDYRWFISADPTLRDLYIFTRNPQISSAQRKRLVARAAALGYDVTKLEFPEQPRR, from the coding sequence ATGACGCAGGCGCAGAAGGCGCCCGAACCGCGCAAAGGGATCGATGTTCAGCGCTTTTACACCGGGACCTGGCGCGAGATCGCCCGCCGCCCGATGACGATCACGGATGGCTGCGTCGCCGGCGCGACGGAATATGGGCCAGATCGCGCCGGCGGCATTCAGGTGCTTGATTCTTGCCGGATAGGCAGCCCGCGCGGCGAGCTCAAGACGATTGGCGGCCCCGGCACCATCCTCGACCCCGGCACCAATGCGAAACTTAGAGTTGATTACAAGCTCTACGGCTTTGTACCGGTGCAGCGCGACTACTGGGTACTCGACCGGGCCGACGACTATAGATGGTTCATCTCCGCCGATCCGACATTGCGCGATCTCTATATCTTTACACGCAATCCGCAGATCAGCTCCGCACAGCGCAAGCGGCTGGTCGCCCGTGCGGCTGCGCTGGGCTACGACGTCACCAAGCTCGAATTCCCCGAGCAGCCGCGACGTTGA
- a CDS encoding DUF72 domain-containing protein: MTREAGKIHIGIGGWVFEPWRGAFYPDGLPQKRELEYAASKLTSIEINGTYYGSQKPESFAKWRAETPDDFVFALKGSRFCTNRRVLAEAGPSVEKFLTSGLTELKHKLGPINWQFMPTKRFDPADFEAFLKLLPKELDGITLRHAVEVRHDSFRSPDFIALLREYGVAVITSADADYTQIADVTAPFVYARIMGTQEAEPKGYAEAGLDRWTKAAQAWAKGGVPEGLEPVGPAAKAEKRDVFLYVISGDKVRNPAAAMELIARTKG, translated from the coding sequence ATGACCCGCGAAGCAGGCAAGATCCATATCGGCATCGGCGGCTGGGTGTTCGAGCCGTGGCGCGGGGCATTCTATCCGGACGGGCTGCCGCAGAAGCGCGAGCTGGAATATGCCGCGAGCAAGCTCACCTCGATCGAGATCAACGGCACCTATTACGGATCCCAGAAGCCGGAGAGCTTCGCCAAGTGGCGCGCGGAGACGCCTGATGATTTCGTCTTCGCGCTGAAAGGCTCTCGCTTCTGCACCAACCGGCGCGTGCTGGCGGAAGCCGGCCCTTCGGTGGAGAAATTCCTGACCAGCGGTCTGACCGAGCTCAAACACAAGCTCGGCCCGATCAACTGGCAGTTCATGCCGACGAAGCGATTCGATCCCGCTGATTTCGAGGCTTTCCTGAAGCTGTTGCCGAAGGAGCTGGACGGAATCACGCTGCGCCATGCCGTCGAGGTTCGGCATGACAGCTTCCGTTCGCCTGATTTCATCGCGCTTTTGCGGGAGTATGGCGTGGCCGTCATCACCTCGGCCGATGCGGACTACACCCAGATCGCAGACGTGACGGCGCCTTTCGTCTATGCGCGGATCATGGGGACCCAGGAGGCCGAGCCGAAAGGCTATGCCGAGGCCGGGCTCGATCGCTGGACCAAGGCCGCGCAGGCCTGGGCCAAGGGCGGCGTGCCGGAAGGGCTGGAACCGGTCGGGCCGGCCGCCAAGGCCGAGAAGCGCGACGTGTTTCTCTATGTGATCAGCGGCGACAAGGTGCGCAATCCCGCCGCCGCAATGGAATTGATCGCGCGGACGAAGGGCTGA
- the htpX gene encoding zinc metalloprotease HtpX codes for MNYVRTGMLMAGLTALFGAVGYLLGGGGGMLMALGFAAVTNLFSYWNSDRLALAAQNAQEVDERSAPELYGMVRDLAARANMPMPRVYLIQEDQPNAFATGRNPQNAAVAATTGILRTLTYEELAGVMAHELAHIKNHDTLTMTITATFAGAISSLVTFGMFFGSRDNRPNFIVQILLSILAPMAAALIQMAISRSREYEADKLGGEICGNPVWLADALAKIAAGVQNIPNETAEAKPATAHMFIINPLTGGGMDNLFSTHPDTGNRIAALMEQARALGIGRRNAGTGFTAQASDSPWGNSPRQPGPWG; via the coding sequence ATGAATTACGTTCGCACCGGCATGTTGATGGCGGGCCTGACGGCGCTGTTCGGCGCGGTCGGCTATCTGCTCGGCGGCGGGGGCGGCATGCTGATGGCGCTCGGCTTTGCCGCCGTGACCAATCTCTTCAGCTACTGGAATTCCGACCGTCTGGCGCTCGCCGCCCAGAATGCCCAGGAGGTCGACGAGCGTAGCGCGCCGGAGCTCTATGGGATGGTGCGCGACCTCGCCGCCCGCGCGAACATGCCGATGCCGCGCGTCTACCTGATCCAGGAAGACCAGCCCAACGCCTTTGCCACCGGCCGCAACCCGCAGAACGCGGCCGTCGCGGCGACGACCGGCATCCTGCGCACGCTGACCTATGAGGAACTGGCCGGCGTGATGGCGCACGAACTCGCGCATATCAAGAACCACGACACGCTGACCATGACGATCACCGCGACCTTCGCGGGCGCGATCTCCTCGCTCGTCACCTTCGGCATGTTCTTCGGCTCGCGCGACAACCGCCCGAACTTCATCGTCCAGATCCTGCTCTCGATCCTCGCCCCGATGGCCGCCGCCCTCATTCAGATGGCGATCTCGCGCTCGCGCGAGTACGAAGCGGACAAGCTCGGCGGCGAAATCTGCGGCAATCCGGTCTGGCTTGCCGACGCGCTCGCCAAGATCGCGGCCGGCGTCCAGAACATCCCCAACGAGACAGCCGAGGCCAAGCCTGCTACGGCGCACATGTTCATCATCAATCCCTTGACCGGCGGCGGCATGGATAATCTGTTTTCGACTCATCCCGACACCGGCAACCGTATCGCCGCCCTGATGGAACAGGCGCGTGCGCTCGGTATCGGCCGCCGCAATGCTGGCACCGGCTTCACCGCCCAGGCCAGCGACAGCCCGTGGGGTAATTCTCCGCGCCAGCCTGGCCCGTGGGGCTGA
- a CDS encoding heparinase II/III family protein: protein MAQAAIGRAARRTRGQFIGATRKLWPFGRSNATRLLFAPHDLRTADPTTASDFYAGYYAFAGRTLRSHGESPFDATPPSEAWAEALYGFGWLRHMRAADTAIARANARSLVEDFIARRRDRHDIARRPAVMARRLISFLSHSPLLLEGADHAFYERYLRHVSRLTDRVSLALAGAVEGADRLNGLIAIAFAAICLDGQDARRRRIETVLSEELDEQILPDGGHLSRNPRLLIEFLLDLLPLRETFAARGLEPPRGMLTAIERMMPHLRLFRHGDGALALFNGMGTTPPDLMATLAAYDDARGRPTEHAAYSGYSRLAAERSIVVTDAGAPPRGAYSVEAHAGCLAFEFSSGAQRIIVNCGASRFGPRELRLAARSTAAHSTLVLDDRSSANFGMVLGEMRVVSGPRDVRVARQDGADGAEWVASHDGYRRGLGATHTRRLTLARDGAALSGEDEVALTGTRTELTAALRFHLHPNVRASLVREGSGALLALASGEVWSFEAGGRIIAIEESIFLAGSDGRRRTEQLVISFDALATPRVAWRLSRISTAHPRAGRSIADVIAERAAAEPASDA, encoded by the coding sequence TTGGCCCAGGCCGCGATCGGACGGGCGGCGCGGCGAACCCGTGGCCAGTTCATCGGGGCCACCCGCAAGCTCTGGCCCTTCGGCCGCAGCAACGCCACGCGCCTGCTCTTCGCCCCGCACGACCTGCGCACCGCCGATCCGACGACGGCCAGCGATTTCTATGCAGGGTATTACGCCTTCGCCGGGCGGACCTTGCGCAGCCACGGCGAATCGCCCTTCGACGCGACACCGCCGAGCGAGGCCTGGGCCGAAGCGCTCTACGGTTTCGGCTGGCTGCGCCATATGCGCGCCGCCGACACCGCCATCGCCCGCGCCAATGCCCGCAGCCTCGTCGAGGATTTCATCGCCCGACGCCGGGATCGCCACGACATCGCCCGCCGCCCGGCCGTGATGGCACGCCGGCTGATCTCCTTCCTCTCGCATTCGCCATTGCTGCTCGAAGGCGCCGACCACGCCTTCTACGAGCGCTATCTGCGCCATGTCTCGCGCCTCACCGACCGGGTCAGCCTGGCGCTTGCCGGTGCCGTCGAGGGCGCCGACCGGCTGAACGGCCTGATCGCCATCGCCTTCGCCGCGATCTGCCTCGATGGGCAGGATGCTCGACGCCGCCGGATCGAGACCGTGCTCTCCGAAGAGCTCGACGAGCAGATCCTGCCCGATGGCGGCCATCTCTCGCGCAATCCGCGCCTGCTGATCGAATTCCTGCTCGATCTCTTGCCCCTGCGCGAGACCTTCGCCGCCCGCGGCCTCGAACCGCCGCGCGGGATGCTGACCGCGATCGAGCGGATGATGCCGCATTTGCGCCTGTTCCGGCATGGCGATGGGGCGCTGGCCCTGTTCAACGGCATGGGCACGACCCCGCCCGACCTGATGGCGACGCTCGCCGCCTATGACGATGCCCGCGGCCGGCCGACCGAGCACGCCGCCTATTCCGGCTATAGCCGCCTCGCCGCCGAGCGCAGCATCGTCGTCACCGATGCCGGCGCGCCGCCGCGCGGCGCCTATTCGGTCGAGGCCCATGCCGGCTGCCTCGCCTTCGAATTCTCCAGCGGCGCGCAGCGCATCATCGTCAATTGCGGGGCCAGCCGCTTCGGCCCGCGGGAGCTGAGGCTCGCCGCGCGCAGCACCGCCGCCCATTCGACGCTCGTCCTCGACGATCGCTCCAGCGCCAATTTCGGTATGGTGCTCGGCGAGATGCGCGTCGTCTCCGGTCCGCGCGATGTCCGCGTCGCCCGCCAGGACGGCGCGGACGGTGCCGAATGGGTCGCGAGCCATGACGGCTATCGCCGCGGCCTCGGCGCAACCCATACTCGTCGCCTGACGCTCGCCCGCGACGGCGCCGCCCTCTCAGGCGAGGACGAGGTCGCCCTGACCGGCACGCGCACGGAACTCACTGCCGCCCTGCGCTTCCATCTGCATCCGAATGTCCGCGCCAGCCTCGTCCGCGAGGGCAGCGGCGCCCTTCTGGCGCTCGCCTCCGGAGAAGTCTGGAGCTTCGAGGCCGGAGGGCGGATCATCGCCATCGAGGAGAGCATCTTCCTCGCCGGCTCCGATGGCAGGCGCCGTACCGAACAACTCGTCATCAGCTTCGATGCCCTGGCGACCCCGCGCGTCGCCTGGCGCCTCAGCCGGATCAGCACCGCCCATCCCCGCGCCGGCAGGTCGATCGCCGACGTGATCGCCGAGCGCGCTGCAGCGGAACCCGCATCCGACGCGTGA
- the purH gene encoding bifunctional phosphoribosylaminoimidazolecarboxamide formyltransferase/IMP cyclohydrolase: protein MPNELRRVERALLSVSDKTGLIDFARALHQLGIALVSTGGTAKAIAEAGLPVSDVSDLTGFPEMMDGRVKTLHPKVHGGLLAIRSHPEHQASMLGHGIQPIDLLVVNLYPFEATVAAGKAYDDCIENIDIGGPAMIRAAAKNHHDVAVVVEPADYPSVLADLEAQKGATTLTLRRKLAQKAYARTAAYDAAISNWFANELGDTAPHFRALGGALAETMRYGENPHQWAAFYRTPENRPGVSTARQVQGKQLSYNNINDTDAAFECVAEFVPEASAACVIVKHANPCGVAAGGSLLEAYERALACDPVSAFGGIVALNRKLDATAAKKIVEIFTEVIIAPDADEEAIAMIAAKKNLRLLLTGGLPDVRAPGLSLRTVSGGFLAQSRDNAVVDDMELKVVTKRQPSERELADLRFAFRVAKHVKSNAIVYAKNLATVGIGAGQMSRVDSSRIAAWKAAEAAKAAGVAESLAKGSVVASDAFFPFADGLLAAAEAGATAVIQPGGSMRDDEVIKAADEAGLAMVFTGHRHFRH, encoded by the coding sequence ATGCCGAATGAGCTTCGCCGCGTCGAACGCGCGCTCCTTTCCGTTTCCGACAAGACGGGTCTGATCGACTTCGCGCGCGCCCTCCACCAGCTCGGCATCGCGCTGGTCTCGACCGGCGGCACCGCCAAGGCGATCGCCGAGGCCGGTCTGCCGGTTTCGGACGTCTCCGACCTCACCGGCTTCCCCGAGATGATGGACGGCCGGGTCAAAACCCTGCATCCGAAGGTCCATGGCGGCCTGCTCGCCATCCGCTCGCATCCCGAGCACCAGGCCTCGATGCTCGGCCACGGCATCCAGCCGATCGACCTGCTGGTCGTGAACCTCTATCCGTTCGAAGCGACCGTCGCCGCCGGCAAGGCCTATGACGACTGCATCGAGAATATCGATATCGGCGGCCCCGCGATGATCCGCGCCGCTGCCAAGAACCACCACGACGTCGCCGTCGTGGTCGAGCCGGCCGATTACCCCTCCGTCCTCGCCGATCTCGAGGCCCAGAAGGGTGCGACCACGCTGACGCTGCGCCGCAAGCTCGCCCAGAAGGCCTATGCCCGCACGGCGGCCTATGACGCGGCGATCTCGAACTGGTTCGCCAATGAGCTCGGCGACACGGCCCCGCATTTCCGCGCGCTCGGCGGCGCGCTCGCCGAGACGATGCGCTATGGCGAGAACCCGCATCAATGGGCCGCCTTCTACCGCACCCCGGAGAACCGGCCGGGCGTCTCGACCGCGCGCCAGGTCCAGGGCAAGCAGCTCTCCTACAACAACATCAACGACACCGACGCCGCCTTCGAATGCGTCGCCGAGTTCGTCCCCGAGGCCTCGGCCGCCTGTGTCATCGTCAAACACGCCAACCCTTGCGGCGTCGCCGCTGGCGGCTCGCTGCTCGAAGCCTATGAGCGCGCACTGGCCTGCGACCCCGTTTCGGCCTTCGGCGGCATCGTCGCGCTGAACCGCAAGCTCGACGCCACCGCGGCCAAGAAGATCGTCGAGATCTTCACCGAAGTCATCATCGCGCCGGATGCCGACGAGGAGGCGATTGCCATGATCGCCGCCAAGAAAAACCTGCGCCTGCTGCTCACCGGCGGCCTGCCGGATGTCCGCGCACCCGGCCTGTCGCTGCGCACCGTCTCCGGCGGCTTCCTCGCCCAGTCGCGCGACAATGCCGTCGTCGACGACATGGAGCTGAAGGTCGTGACAAAGCGCCAGCCGAGCGAGCGCGAGCTTGCCGACCTGCGCTTCGCCTTCCGCGTCGCCAAGCACGTCAAGTCGAACGCCATCGTCTATGCCAAGAACCTCGCCACCGTCGGCATCGGCGCCGGCCAGATGAGCCGCGTCGATTCCTCGCGCATCGCCGCCTGGAAGGCCGCCGAGGCCGCGAAGGCTGCCGGCGTCGCGGAAAGCCTCGCCAAGGGCTCGGTCGTCGCCTCCGATGCCTTCTTCCCCTTCGCCGACGGCCTGCTCGCCGCGGCGGAAGCCGGCGCGACCGCGGTGATCCAGCCCGGCGGCTCGATGCGCGACGACGAGGTCATCAAGGCCGCCGACGAGGCCGGCCTCGCCATGGTCTTCACCGGGCACCGCCACTTCCGCCATTGA
- a CDS encoding low temperature requirement protein A produces the protein MAKAHKSGALLRERVEHQHARVSYVELFFDLVFVFAITQISHTLLEHFSPLGVAQAAFLLGAVWWIWIYTSWVTNWLDPERSPVRILLFVLMFLGLVMSSALPEAFGANGLAFAGAYVTAQLVRSIFTMVSLKGASPANYRNFQRITIWLACSAVFWIAGGLSEGPLRFGLWLVALGIEYVGPAAGFRVPGLGHSRTSDWNVEGGHLSERCALFIIIALGESVLMTGATAAKLPVTAVNLTAFFNAFLSSVAMWWIYFHIGAERASHHIARSNDPGRIARIAYTYLHVLLVAGIILVAVGDELVIAHPTGHTDGRTAIAVLAGPAFYLLGNLLFKRITAGWYPLSHLVGLGLLAILTPAWTVLPPLGFSLSATAILILVAAWEAISLRPKET, from the coding sequence ATGGCGAAAGCTCACAAATCCGGCGCGCTGCTCAGGGAGCGCGTCGAACACCAGCATGCGAGGGTTTCCTACGTCGAGCTGTTCTTCGACCTGGTCTTCGTCTTCGCGATCACCCAGATCTCGCACACGCTTCTCGAGCATTTCAGCCCGCTCGGCGTGGCCCAGGCCGCCTTCCTGCTCGGCGCCGTCTGGTGGATTTGGATCTACACGAGCTGGGTGACGAACTGGCTCGATCCCGAACGTTCCCCGGTTCGCATCCTGCTCTTCGTCCTGATGTTCCTCGGCCTGGTTATGTCCAGCGCATTGCCCGAGGCCTTCGGCGCGAACGGCCTCGCTTTCGCCGGCGCTTATGTCACCGCCCAGCTCGTCCGCTCGATCTTCACGATGGTGAGCCTGAAGGGCGCCTCGCCGGCGAACTATCGCAACTTCCAGCGCATCACGATCTGGCTCGCCTGCTCGGCCGTATTCTGGATCGCCGGCGGCTTGAGCGAAGGCCCCCTGCGCTTCGGTCTCTGGCTGGTCGCCCTCGGCATCGAATATGTCGGCCCGGCCGCAGGCTTCCGCGTTCCGGGCCTTGGGCACTCGCGCACCAGCGACTGGAATGTCGAGGGCGGCCATCTCTCGGAACGCTGCGCTCTCTTCATCATCATCGCGCTCGGCGAATCCGTCCTGATGACCGGCGCGACCGCCGCGAAGTTGCCGGTGACGGCCGTCAACCTGACGGCCTTCTTCAATGCCTTCCTGAGCTCGGTCGCGATGTGGTGGATCTATTTCCATATCGGCGCCGAGCGGGCGAGCCACCATATCGCCCGCTCAAACGATCCCGGCCGGATCGCACGCATCGCCTATACCTATCTGCATGTCCTGCTGGTCGCCGGCATCATCCTCGTCGCCGTGGGCGACGAACTGGTGATCGCGCATCCCACCGGCCATACCGATGGCAGAACGGCGATCGCGGTCCTGGCCGGCCCGGCCTTCTACCTGCTCGGCAATCTGTTGTTCAAGCGCATAACGGCCGGCTGGTACCCCCTCTCCCATCTCGTCGGCCTGGGCCTGCTCGCCATTCTAACGCCGGCCTGGACGGTACTGCCGCCGCTGGGCTTCAGCCTGTCGGCAACCGCGATCCTGATCCTGGTCGCGGCCTGGGAAGCGATCTCGCTGCGGCCGAAGGAAACCTGA